Proteins encoded within one genomic window of Leptolyngbya sp. SIO1E4:
- a CDS encoding SDR family NAD(P)-dependent oxidoreductase produces the protein MKGSHLHNMNGSEIAIVGMSGRFPGAKDIDAFWQNLQDGIESTSFFSDSELTSSGVSPTLLNDPDYVKAKPILSGIELFDAEFFGFSPKEAEMMDPQHRLFLEHAWEALENAGYDPATYESPIGVYAGVDINSYLLNNVYPSFGNVLDLQTLIGNATDYLSTRVSYKLNLKGPSVTIQTACSTSLVSVHMACQSLLSGECDVSLAGGISLTVPQKVGYSYQEGGIASPDGHCRAFDAEAQGTIFGEGVGVVVLKRLTDALADGDCIHAIIKGSAINNDGALKAGYTAPSRDGQSAVISEAQAVAEIDPETITYIETHGTGTALGDPIEIAALTQVFRRSTDKKEFCAIGSVKTNVGHLTTAAGVTSLIKTVLGLKNRLIPPSLHFEEPNPKIDFANSPFYVNTQLTPWETNGTPRRAGVSSFGVGGTNAHVVLEEAPSVEASGPSRPWQLLLLSAKTSSALEAATTNLAQYLDGELNLADVAYTLSVGRRAFNHRRFVVSQGIETAQSALSSLEPGRVGTHLQAPGERPVVFMFSGQGAQYVNMAQELYQSEATFTEQVDICCELLKPHLGLDLRQILYPAAEQFASASEQLRQTAIAQPALFVIEYALAHLWQEWGVRPQAMMGHSIGEYVAATLASVLSLEDALALVAARGKLMQRLPSGSMLAVPLAEQEVIPLLGKELSIAVINGPAACVVSGVTGAVEVLERQLASQGIEGRRLHTSHAFHSPMMEPILESFTQKVKQVRLSAPQIPYLSNVTGTWIRAEEATSPAYWAKHLRQPVQWASGLEALLQEPSQILLEIGPGRTLTTLAKRHPEKVPEQVVLSCIRHPQEADSDVAFLLKTVGQSWLAGVDIDWSGFYAHQRRHRLPLPTYPFERQRYWIDPPKVEEGDRSPSDSVSLEKKSDIADWFYVPAWKQSVPSLPNQGEESTSPQACTVVFIDECGVGSQLVARLRTESQTMITVKIGAEFTHLSENLYVLNPGKSDDYDTLFKDLLIRQKLPEKIIHLWNITAVSKTESGLAGAKKAQETGFYSLLFLAQALGKQTLSKALQLIVVSNGLQSVTGEERLSPEKATLLGAIKVIPQEYAQISCCNIDVVLPSEGSWQQEKLIGQLLAELRRPVAEQLIAYRGHNRWVQTFEPVRLEKLVAEAPRLRKGGVYLITGGLGGIGLVLAQYLAEKVQAKLFLIGRSAFPVREEWEQWLATHEETDRISRKIRKIQDLEALGAKVLVLRADVADLETMQAVVTQAQEQFGAINGVIHAAGVPGGGVIQRKTPEEAQKILNPKVNGTLVLDAVFQQVELDFFVLCSSVASMLGGFGQVDYCGANQFLDAFARYKNSTNDGCCTVSINWDAWQDVGMAVEALKQLEPTSDSPKLQRKVVTHPLFEECLVEGQAQAIYVSKLKVDQHWVLDEHRLMDQATLPGTAYLEMVRAAGADYTQQTLLEIREIYFLKPLTVEEGEDKEVRTLLQDRGNRVEFVVMSQSASGWVEHARGTISSLESEPSAPVAIDELAAHCNRQTLTFAGQKLQIPSDVLKFGERWNNLQWIKQGDHQALALLELPEAYANDLKGYQLHPALLDIATAFFNLGFQDETSVYLPFCYKRLQVRGELPQRIYSYIQVLEESEVSGETLKFNITIFNEAGRKLVEIEEYTLRRISQGQADKGTVDKDTTQQSAIPSENFSLKISRPGRLDTLRFQPAARQHPGPGEVEIEVEATGLNFKEVLFALGLLPIPSDMTFSFGFECAGRVSALGEGVEGFAVGDEVIAFGTSCFSRFMTTPVQLVARKPEHLSLEEAATIPIAFVTAYIALMHFGRLQPGEKVLIHSAAGGVGMAAVQIAQWVGAEIFATAGTPEKREFLRSLGIKHVMDSRSLAFADEVISVTEGAGVDVVLNSLGGEFIPKSLSVLGRYGRFLELGLRDIVNNTPLGLGALEKRLSFFVIQAESELPGFSTFWQAVVQHFQQQDFRPMPHKVFPIGEVSSAFNYMSQGKHIGKIVLSFADKAALEQVLMALAEAPEETAEIMPFSTGSAGWALQQRTATATPSPVEVRAGWLSPSEGVDVFERIMAGSRFAQVLVSTSDFLTRGEQDSPHEMLSSLKLAENILQPMQATHSRPDLENAYVAPDNEIEQVIAQVWQEVLGIKQIGIHDNFFELGGDSLLATQVISQVNRALHTDLSASNMFEAPTVACIFEQVKNIGLITQGSQTSKAAALDELEEGVL, from the coding sequence ATGAAAGGATCGCATTTGCATAATATGAATGGCTCAGAGATAGCTATTGTCGGTATGTCTGGCCGATTCCCAGGAGCTAAGGATATTGATGCGTTTTGGCAAAATCTGCAAGATGGTATAGAATCGACCTCATTTTTCTCTGATTCAGAACTCACTTCTTCAGGTGTATCTCCTACCCTGCTGAATGATCCTGATTATGTCAAAGCAAAGCCTATTCTTTCAGGCATTGAACTGTTTGATGCTGAATTCTTTGGCTTTAGTCCTAAAGAAGCTGAGATGATGGATCCGCAACATCGTCTCTTCTTGGAACATGCTTGGGAGGCGCTTGAAAATGCTGGTTATGATCCTGCAACTTATGAGAGCCCGATTGGTGTTTATGCGGGTGTAGACATCAACAGTTACTTACTCAATAACGTTTATCCAAGCTTTGGAAATGTCCTAGACTTACAAACCCTTATTGGTAACGCGACGGATTATCTCTCCACCCGAGTATCTTACAAGCTGAATTTGAAGGGGCCTTCTGTCACTATTCAGACTGCTTGTTCGACTTCTCTAGTATCTGTCCATATGGCTTGCCAGAGTTTGCTGAGTGGTGAATGTGATGTATCCTTAGCCGGCGGTATTTCACTCACGGTGCCCCAAAAAGTTGGATATTCCTACCAGGAAGGCGGAATTGCTTCTCCGGATGGTCACTGTCGGGCCTTTGATGCTGAGGCCCAGGGAACCATTTTTGGCGAAGGTGTAGGCGTTGTTGTCTTAAAGAGACTAACGGATGCTTTAGCGGATGGCGACTGTATTCATGCAATTATTAAAGGCTCAGCGATTAACAATGATGGGGCTTTGAAAGCCGGCTATACGGCTCCTAGTCGAGATGGCCAATCAGCGGTGATTTCGGAAGCTCAGGCCGTTGCCGAAATTGATCCCGAAACAATTACCTATATTGAAACCCATGGAACCGGTACCGCATTAGGAGACCCGATTGAAATTGCGGCGCTGACGCAAGTATTTCGTAGAAGTACTGATAAAAAAGAATTCTGTGCGATCGGTTCGGTTAAGACCAATGTTGGGCATCTCACGACAGCTGCTGGCGTAACCAGTCTAATTAAGACGGTCTTGGGTCTCAAAAACCGCTTGATCCCGCCAAGTTTGCATTTTGAAGAACCCAATCCCAAGATTGATTTTGCCAACAGCCCATTTTACGTCAATACCCAGCTAACACCCTGGGAAACGAACGGGACACCGCGTCGGGCGGGGGTGAGTTCGTTTGGGGTCGGTGGCACCAATGCCCATGTGGTGTTGGAAGAAGCGCCGTCGGTTGAGGCGTCTGGGCCATCGCGCCCGTGGCAGTTGCTGCTGCTCTCAGCCAAAACCAGTTCCGCGTTAGAAGCCGCCACCACCAACTTGGCGCAATACCTGGATGGTGAGCTGAATTTGGCGGATGTGGCGTATACCCTCAGTGTGGGTCGCAGAGCCTTCAACCATCGCCGTTTTGTGGTGAGCCAAGGGATTGAGACCGCCCAAAGTGCCCTCAGTAGCCTGGAGCCTGGCCGGGTTGGGACGCACCTGCAAGCACCTGGGGAGCGGCCCGTGGTGTTTATGTTCTCAGGGCAGGGAGCCCAATACGTGAACATGGCCCAGGAACTCTACCAAAGTGAAGCCACCTTTACCGAACAAGTGGATATCTGCTGTGAGCTGCTGAAACCGCACCTGGGGCTAGACCTGCGCCAAATCCTGTATCCGGCTGCTGAGCAGTTCGCGTCCGCGAGTGAGCAACTGCGTCAGACGGCGATAGCTCAACCGGCCCTGTTTGTGATTGAGTATGCCTTAGCCCACCTGTGGCAGGAATGGGGCGTGCGTCCGCAGGCTATGATGGGCCACAGCATTGGGGAATATGTCGCGGCCACCCTGGCGAGCGTGCTGTCGTTGGAGGATGCTTTAGCCCTGGTGGCGGCACGCGGAAAGTTGATGCAGAGGTTGCCGTCCGGGAGCATGCTAGCGGTGCCCCTAGCAGAGCAAGAGGTGATACCTCTGTTAGGCAAGGAACTGTCCATAGCGGTGATTAATGGACCTGCAGCTTGTGTCGTTTCAGGGGTAACCGGGGCAGTAGAGGTATTAGAGCGCCAGTTAGCCAGTCAAGGGATAGAAGGTCGCCGTCTCCATACCTCCCACGCGTTCCATTCGCCGATGATGGAGCCGATATTAGAGAGCTTCACGCAAAAGGTGAAGCAAGTCCGCCTCAGTGCGCCCCAAATCCCCTATCTCTCCAATGTGACGGGAACCTGGATTAGGGCTGAAGAAGCAACGAGTCCAGCCTATTGGGCGAAGCATTTACGGCAACCGGTGCAGTGGGCCTCTGGGTTGGAAGCGTTATTGCAAGAGCCGTCGCAGATTTTATTAGAGATCGGGCCAGGCCGCACCTTAACAACCCTAGCGAAGCGACATCCTGAGAAGGTGCCTGAGCAGGTCGTGTTGTCCTGTATCAGACATCCGCAAGAGGCGGATTCAGATGTCGCGTTTTTGTTGAAGACTGTGGGCCAGTCGTGGCTGGCGGGAGTCGATATTGATTGGTCTGGCTTTTACGCACACCAGCGACGTCATCGACTGCCGTTGCCCACCTATCCCTTTGAGCGCCAGCGTTACTGGATTGACCCGCCAAAAGTAGAAGAAGGAGATCGTTCCCCTTCAGATTCTGTTTCACTGGAGAAGAAGTCGGATATTGCCGATTGGTTCTATGTACCTGCTTGGAAACAGTCTGTCCCTTCACTACCCAACCAAGGGGAGGAATCAACTTCACCCCAGGCTTGCACGGTAGTGTTCATAGATGAGTGTGGCGTAGGGTCTCAGTTGGTTGCAAGACTCCGAACCGAAAGTCAGACGATGATCACAGTCAAAATCGGAGCGGAATTTACTCATCTGAGTGAGAATTTATATGTGCTTAATCCTGGCAAAAGTGATGATTATGACACTTTATTCAAAGACCTGCTAATAAGGCAGAAGCTCCCAGAAAAGATTATTCATTTATGGAATATCACTGCTGTTAGTAAGACTGAATCCGGACTTGCAGGAGCTAAAAAAGCTCAAGAAACTGGTTTCTATAGCCTACTGTTTTTGGCTCAAGCTTTAGGGAAGCAGACTCTCAGCAAAGCGTTGCAGCTTATAGTGGTTTCTAACGGACTGCAGTCGGTAACAGGGGAAGAAAGACTTTCTCCGGAGAAGGCGACGCTACTGGGAGCGATCAAAGTCATCCCTCAAGAGTATGCACAGATCAGTTGTTGCAATATTGATGTGGTGCTTCCTTCTGAGGGGAGTTGGCAACAGGAGAAACTGATAGGCCAACTGTTAGCAGAACTGAGACGTCCCGTTGCTGAGCAGTTAATTGCGTACCGGGGTCATAATCGCTGGGTGCAGACGTTTGAACCGGTACGACTGGAGAAGTTGGTGGCAGAGGCCCCACGATTAAGGAAAGGGGGCGTTTATCTCATTACCGGGGGACTCGGCGGGATTGGGCTGGTCTTGGCCCAGTACTTAGCTGAGAAGGTGCAAGCGAAATTGTTTCTGATTGGGCGTTCGGCTTTTCCGGTAAGGGAAGAGTGGGAGCAATGGTTGGCAACCCATGAAGAGACCGATAGGATTAGCCGGAAGATTCGGAAAATTCAAGACCTTGAAGCGTTAGGTGCCAAGGTGCTGGTGCTGAGGGCTGATGTGGCGGATCTGGAAACAATGCAGGCAGTTGTTACTCAAGCTCAGGAGCAGTTTGGTGCTATCAATGGCGTCATTCATGCTGCGGGCGTTCCGGGTGGCGGCGTCATTCAACGCAAAACGCCTGAAGAAGCTCAAAAGATACTGAATCCGAAGGTGAACGGAACCCTTGTTCTGGATGCCGTCTTCCAGCAGGTTGAGTTAGATTTCTTCGTGTTGTGTTCTTCAGTAGCTTCTATGCTTGGGGGATTTGGCCAGGTAGACTACTGCGGTGCAAATCAGTTTTTGGATGCCTTCGCTCGCTATAAGAATTCAACCAATGACGGCTGCTGCACCGTATCGATCAATTGGGATGCTTGGCAAGACGTTGGCATGGCGGTAGAGGCACTCAAGCAGTTAGAGCCCACCTCAGATTCGCCTAAACTGCAACGGAAAGTCGTGACGCATCCGTTGTTTGAGGAATGTTTAGTTGAGGGACAAGCGCAGGCCATCTATGTCTCCAAGCTGAAAGTGGATCAGCACTGGGTTTTGGATGAACATAGGCTGATGGATCAGGCGACCTTGCCGGGAACCGCCTACTTAGAAATGGTGAGAGCGGCAGGGGCAGATTACACTCAGCAAACCCTGCTAGAAATCCGTGAAATCTACTTCCTGAAGCCTTTAACGGTAGAAGAGGGGGAAGATAAGGAAGTTCGGACGCTTCTGCAAGACCGAGGCAACAGGGTGGAGTTTGTAGTCATGAGTCAATCTGCCTCGGGATGGGTTGAACATGCTCGCGGTACGATCTCCAGCCTGGAATCAGAACCGTCGGCACCGGTAGCCATAGATGAGCTGGCAGCCCACTGTAACCGGCAAACCCTGACCTTTGCCGGACAGAAGCTGCAGATACCATCCGACGTCTTGAAGTTTGGAGAAAGATGGAATAATTTGCAGTGGATAAAACAGGGTGACCATCAAGCTTTAGCTCTCTTAGAGTTACCAGAGGCGTATGCCAACGACCTCAAGGGATATCAGTTGCACCCGGCCTTACTGGATATTGCCACGGCGTTTTTCAATCTAGGGTTTCAGGACGAAACAAGCGTTTATCTACCGTTTTGCTATAAACGGTTGCAAGTCAGAGGGGAGCTACCGCAACGGATCTATAGCTATATCCAGGTGTTGGAAGAGAGCGAAGTGTCAGGAGAGACCCTGAAGTTTAACATCACGATTTTCAATGAAGCGGGAAGGAAGCTTGTTGAGATTGAAGAATATACCCTGAGGCGAATCAGTCAAGGGCAGGCTGATAAGGGTACGGTGGATAAAGATACAACGCAACAATCGGCAATCCCCAGCGAGAACTTTTCGCTGAAGATCTCTCGTCCAGGTCGATTGGATACCCTGAGATTCCAGCCAGCAGCGCGTCAACATCCTGGCCCTGGTGAGGTAGAAATCGAGGTCGAGGCAACGGGGCTGAACTTTAAGGAAGTCTTATTCGCCTTAGGGTTATTGCCGATTCCTTCTGATATGACCTTTAGCTTTGGGTTTGAATGCGCTGGCAGAGTCAGTGCTTTAGGGGAAGGGGTCGAAGGCTTTGCGGTGGGGGATGAAGTGATTGCTTTTGGCACTAGCTGCTTTAGCCGTTTTATGACTACACCGGTTCAGTTAGTAGCTCGCAAACCGGAGCATTTGAGTTTAGAAGAAGCCGCCACCATTCCCATTGCTTTTGTCACGGCCTACATTGCCTTGATGCATTTTGGCAGACTGCAGCCAGGGGAGAAGGTGCTGATTCACTCTGCGGCGGGGGGGGTTGGAATGGCAGCAGTGCAAATCGCGCAGTGGGTCGGAGCCGAAATCTTTGCCACGGCGGGTACCCCTGAGAAACGCGAGTTTTTGCGCTCATTAGGGATTAAGCATGTGATGGATTCGCGCTCACTGGCGTTTGCCGATGAGGTGATCAGCGTAACTGAGGGCGCTGGAGTGGATGTGGTGTTGAACTCGTTGGGGGGCGAATTTATCCCGAAGAGTCTTTCGGTGTTAGGACGCTATGGCCGCTTCTTGGAATTAGGTCTGCGCGATATTGTGAACAATACACCCCTGGGTCTAGGGGCGCTTGAGAAACGCTTATCCTTTTTTGTCATTCAAGCAGAGTCAGAGTTGCCAGGCTTCAGTACCTTTTGGCAAGCGGTGGTGCAACATTTCCAACAACAGGATTTCCGGCCCATGCCCCATAAGGTCTTTCCCATTGGGGAAGTTTCGAGTGCGTTTAACTATATGAGTCAGGGCAAGCACATCGGCAAAATTGTGTTGTCGTTTGCGGACAAAGCAGCCTTAGAGCAAGTATTGATGGCTCTAGCGGAAGCGCCTGAGGAAACCGCAGAGATTATGCCTTTCTCTACAGGTTCTGCGGGGTGGGCGCTTCAGCAAAGGACTGCGACAGCTACCCCCTCGCCCGTAGAGGTTCGAGCTGGTTGGTTGTCTCCATCAGAGGGAGTAGACGTCTTCGAGCGAATTATGGCAGGCAGTCGCTTTGCCCAGGTGTTGGTTTCGACCAGCGACTTCCTGACTCGCGGTGAGCAGGACAGTCCCCATGAGATGTTGAGTTCCCTGAAGCTTGCAGAGAACATCTTGCAGCCAATGCAAGCAACCCATTCACGCCCGGATTTAGAGAATGCCTATGTGGCCCCTGACAATGAGATTGAGCAAGTGATTGCCCAAGTCTGGCAAGAGGTTCTAGGCATCAAGCAGATCGGCATCCACGACAACTTTTTTGAATTAGGAGGAGATTCCCTCCTGGCGACACAGGTTATATCTCAGGTAAACAGAGCCCTGCATACAGATTTATCCGCCAGTAACATGTTTGAGGCTCCCACTGTGGCATGTATATTCGAGCAAGTTAAAAATATTGGGTTGATTACTCAAGGATCTCAAACTTCTAAAGCTGCTGCTCTAGATGAACTGGAGGAGGGAGTACTGTGA
- a CDS encoding amino acid adenylation domain-containing protein encodes MNEFLSYFQSLGVRLWIDGEQLHYSASRGMLTPALKSQLRERKSEIIEFLQRNDIASSSITKSILPIARDVNLPLSFAQQRLWFLQQLEPRNPFYNENFAVQLTGSLDVGTLEQSLNAIVQRHESLRTNFRAVAGQAVQIIAPELVIDLLLIDLQNLSETEKKIELQRLATEQHQNPFDLAQDSLIRWMLLKLNEHKHVLLIAVHHIAIDGWSLASVFPCELLTFYQAFSTGKPVLLPELPIQYADFAVWQRQHLKGEKLESQLSYWKQQLSNAPPLLQLPSDRPRPLTQTYQGARQAFQLTKDLTKTLKAVALKAESTLFMTLLAAFKILLYRYTGQEDIIVGSAIANRNRAEIERLIGFFVNTLVLRTSVSGNPTFEELLGRVRKVMIGAYTHQDLPFEKVVEELQPERNANYNQLFQVSFVLQNTLKLKVELPELTITPFEIESTRALFDLHLDITETDAGLECFWEYSTDLFDAARISRMSGHFQTLLEAISANPQQRISQLPLLSETEQHQLLMEWNQTQIDYPKNICIHQLFEAQVEKTPDAVAIVFEEQQLTYRELNQRANQLAHYLSKLAVKPETLVGICMERSLEVMIVVLGILKAGGAYVPLDPAYPQERLAFMLTDSQISVLLTTKQLSKHLPKHQAYVVELDTNWEFIFQGSEENFVAESKSESLAYVIYTSGSTGKPKGVLVAHQGLCNLAKEQIQLFNVQPGSRILQFASLSFDASIWEVVMALGSGATLCLGTSTSLLPGQALMELLRDQEITHVTLPPTALAVLPTKELPALCTIIVAGEVCSTELIAEWSKNRRFFNAYGPTESTVCATVYECIDASQKPLIGRPIANTQIYILDCEGLPTPIGVPGELHIGGKGLARGYLNRPELTAQKFVANPFSNEPGNCLYKTGDLCCYLPDGNVKFLGRIDHQVKVRGFRIELEEIEAALLQYPEINEALVIVREDHPDDKRIVAYLVCNQEQIPTVNQLQNFLKKKLPNYMIPSAFVVLDTIPLTPNGKVDRGILPPPESRPQLEEAYVMPQTEVEKFIATVWKEMLQIEKVGINDNFFSIGGNSLLLIKIQAKLNEVFRKELLIIEFFKYPTIKELAQYITNKSDFEKTESASSELIYDRAYRQKEAIKRHKQLVRRQMRKVNE; translated from the coding sequence ATCAACGAATTTCTATCCTACTTTCAAAGTTTAGGTGTCAGGCTCTGGATTGATGGTGAGCAGCTACATTACAGTGCCTCTCGAGGAATGCTGACACCAGCTTTGAAATCTCAGCTAAGAGAACGCAAATCAGAAATAATTGAGTTTCTGCAGAGAAATGATATTGCTTCAAGTTCTATTACTAAGTCAATTCTGCCCATCGCGAGAGATGTAAATCTACCCCTATCCTTTGCTCAGCAGCGTCTATGGTTTCTCCAACAGTTAGAACCCAGAAACCCTTTTTACAACGAAAATTTTGCTGTACAGCTGACAGGATCTCTTGATGTAGGAACGTTGGAGCAAAGCCTCAATGCAATTGTGCAACGTCATGAATCCCTGCGTACTAATTTCAGGGCAGTGGCAGGGCAAGCAGTGCAAATTATTGCTCCCGAATTAGTCATCGACTTATTACTGATCGACCTGCAGAATTTGTCAGAAACTGAAAAGAAGATTGAGCTGCAGCGACTAGCAACTGAGCAGCACCAAAACCCCTTTGATCTAGCTCAAGATTCCTTAATACGCTGGATGCTGCTAAAGCTAAATGAGCACAAGCATGTGTTGCTAATCGCTGTGCATCACATTGCTATTGATGGCTGGTCGCTTGCTAGTGTATTCCCTTGTGAATTGTTAACTTTTTACCAAGCATTCTCCACTGGAAAACCGGTGCTTCTGCCTGAGCTGCCAATCCAATATGCAGATTTTGCTGTTTGGCAGCGACAGCATTTGAAGGGAGAAAAACTAGAGTCACAACTTTCTTACTGGAAGCAGCAGTTAAGCAATGCTCCGCCTCTGCTGCAACTTCCCTCAGATCGGCCAAGACCTTTAACTCAGACTTACCAAGGAGCAAGACAAGCATTCCAGTTAACCAAGGATTTGACCAAGACACTTAAGGCTGTCGCTCTGAAAGCAGAGTCAACCCTGTTTATGACGTTGCTGGCAGCGTTCAAAATCCTTCTCTACCGATACACTGGACAAGAAGATATCATTGTCGGTTCAGCTATCGCCAACCGTAACCGGGCTGAAATTGAAAGACTGATTGGTTTTTTTGTTAACACTCTTGTATTACGCACGAGTGTCTCGGGCAATCCTACTTTTGAGGAACTTTTAGGTCGGGTTCGAAAGGTGATGATAGGGGCATATACTCACCAGGATTTACCTTTTGAAAAGGTCGTAGAGGAGCTACAACCAGAGCGAAACGCCAACTACAACCAACTGTTTCAGGTATCATTTGTCTTACAAAATACCCTGAAGTTGAAAGTTGAACTTCCCGAGTTGACTATAACTCCTTTTGAGATAGAGTCAACTCGGGCCTTGTTTGATTTGCATTTGGATATTACAGAGACTGATGCGGGGCTAGAGTGTTTCTGGGAATACAGCACTGATTTGTTCGATGCCGCCAGAATAAGTCGGATGAGTGGGCACTTCCAAACCTTGCTTGAGGCGATCTCAGCGAATCCACAACAGCGAATCTCTCAATTGCCTTTACTGTCGGAAACAGAGCAGCATCAACTATTAATGGAATGGAACCAAACTCAAATAGATTATCCGAAAAATATCTGTATTCATCAGTTGTTTGAAGCTCAGGTAGAGAAGACTCCTGATGCTGTGGCGATAGTATTTGAAGAGCAACAGCTCACCTATCGAGAACTCAACCAACGAGCAAATCAGTTAGCTCACTACCTGAGCAAACTGGCAGTCAAACCAGAGACGTTAGTTGGGATCTGTATGGAGCGATCGCTAGAGGTGATGATAGTTGTGCTGGGGATTCTAAAGGCCGGTGGGGCTTATGTTCCTCTAGACCCAGCCTATCCCCAAGAGCGCTTAGCATTCATGTTGACAGATTCCCAGATATCGGTGCTATTGACGACGAAGCAGCTGAGTAAACATCTGCCTAAACATCAAGCATATGTGGTTGAGTTAGATACGAATTGGGAGTTCATTTTTCAAGGAAGTGAGGAAAATTTTGTAGCTGAGAGCAAGTCCGAGAGTTTAGCTTACGTGATTTATACTTCCGGATCTACAGGCAAACCTAAGGGGGTTTTAGTTGCTCACCAGGGATTATGCAACTTGGCAAAAGAGCAAATTCAACTCTTCAATGTCCAACCAGGCAGTCGAATTCTTCAATTCGCTTCCTTGAGCTTTGACGCCTCGATTTGGGAGGTTGTTATGGCGCTTGGTTCTGGGGCGACACTCTGTTTGGGAACATCGACTTCCTTACTCCCGGGGCAAGCTTTAATGGAATTGTTGCGTGATCAAGAGATAACCCATGTCACGCTTCCTCCAACGGCACTTGCCGTACTGCCTACTAAAGAATTACCAGCTTTATGCACTATCATTGTTGCAGGAGAAGTATGTTCAACAGAGTTGATAGCAGAATGGTCTAAAAATCGCCGCTTCTTCAATGCCTATGGACCTACTGAATCTACTGTTTGTGCTACTGTTTATGAGTGTATAGATGCTAGCCAAAAGCCACTTATTGGTCGTCCTATTGCTAATACCCAAATCTACATCCTAGATTGTGAAGGGTTGCCAACTCCAATTGGTGTACCAGGTGAACTACACATTGGTGGTAAGGGTCTTGCTCGTGGTTACCTAAACCGCCCGGAGCTAACCGCTCAAAAATTCGTCGCTAATCCTTTTAGTAATGAACCTGGAAACTGCCTCTATAAGACTGGAGACTTGTGCTGTTATCTCCCTGATGGGAATGTCAAATTTTTAGGACGTATTGATCATCAAGTAAAGGTTCGTGGCTTTCGCATTGAACTAGAAGAGATTGAAGCCGCTTTGCTCCAATATCCTGAGATAAATGAGGCATTAGTTATTGTTCGGGAAGATCATCCAGATGATAAGCGGATAGTAGCATATTTGGTTTGTAATCAAGAACAGATTCCCACTGTCAATCAATTGCAAAACTTCCTTAAGAAGAAGTTACCTAATTACATGATACCTTCGGCTTTTGTGGTGTTGGATACCATCCCCTTGACACCCAATGGCAAAGTAGATCGAGGCATTCTACCTCCACCAGAAAGTCGCCCACAGTTGGAAGAAGCTTATGTAATGCCTCAAACTGAGGTAGAAAAATTCATTGCTACTGTTTGGAAAGAGATGCTGCAAATAGAAAAAGTCGGGATTAACGACAATTTCTTTAGTATAGGAGGGAACTCTTTGCTTCTCATTAAAATTCAAGCAAAATTGAATGAAGTTTTTAGGAAAGAACTATTAATAATTGAATTCTTCAAATATCCCACTATAAAAGAATTAGCGCAATATATAACTAATAAATCCGATTTTGAGAAGACTGAAAGCGCTTCCTCTGAACTTATATACGATCGTGCTTATAGACAGAAAGAGGCCATAAAGAGACATAAGCAACTAGTCAGAAGACAAATGAGGAAAGTCAATGAATAA